The following proteins are co-located in the Clavibacter capsici genome:
- a CDS encoding trypsin-like serine peptidase: MPSHPARTARRSLATVAALGLTASLLGVASAASAASVDERSAPAGTTIPASAPVVGFSVSSADAAAAVARWTPERRAAAIDADRDPDGAAGSAPADDALAASAASTVPVAEQVDPVPHMGRLFVHRDGEDFSCSANVVESANRSTIATAGHCLTVRQEFSTDMVFYPRYEEGSPSLGAFPVVGGNVTTGWYERNDDDQAEDTSFLAVAHDDEGDDVQSVAGASPVRFFAPAAQEVSMYGYPAAGRFDGGELERCAGLGHVYTDMQIDLGCDMTGGVSGGPILEGDGPDGAQLGNVAERALDGMHNIGPVWQDAAQSAYELTAAISV; encoded by the coding sequence ATGCCCTCCCACCCTGCCCGCACCGCACGCCGGTCCCTCGCCACCGTCGCCGCCCTCGGCCTCACGGCCTCCCTGCTCGGCGTCGCCTCGGCGGCCTCCGCGGCCTCGGTTGACGAGCGCTCCGCTCCCGCCGGTACGACGATCCCCGCGTCCGCACCCGTCGTCGGCTTCTCCGTGTCGAGCGCCGACGCCGCGGCCGCCGTCGCCCGCTGGACGCCGGAGCGCCGCGCCGCCGCGATCGACGCGGACCGCGACCCGGACGGCGCCGCCGGATCCGCCCCCGCCGACGACGCGCTCGCCGCGTCCGCCGCCTCCACGGTACCCGTCGCGGAGCAGGTGGATCCCGTGCCGCACATGGGCCGCCTCTTCGTCCACCGCGACGGCGAGGACTTCAGCTGCAGCGCCAACGTCGTCGAGTCGGCCAACCGGTCGACCATCGCCACCGCGGGCCACTGCCTCACCGTCCGCCAGGAGTTCTCGACCGACATGGTCTTCTACCCGCGCTACGAGGAGGGCTCGCCCTCCCTCGGCGCGTTCCCCGTGGTCGGCGGCAACGTCACGACCGGGTGGTACGAGCGGAACGACGACGACCAGGCCGAGGACACGAGCTTCCTCGCCGTCGCGCACGACGACGAGGGCGACGACGTCCAGAGCGTCGCGGGCGCGTCGCCCGTCCGCTTCTTCGCGCCGGCCGCGCAGGAGGTCAGCATGTACGGCTACCCCGCCGCGGGCCGGTTCGACGGCGGCGAGCTGGAGCGCTGCGCCGGCCTGGGCCACGTGTACACGGACATGCAGATCGACCTCGGCTGCGACATGACCGGCGGCGTCTCCGGCGGCCCGATCCTCGAGGGCGACGGCCCCGACGGCGCGCAGCTCGGCAACGTGGCCGAGCGGGCCCTCGACGGGATGCACAACATCGGGCCGGTCTGGCAGGACGCGGCGCAGTCGGCCTACGAGCTCACGGCCGCGATCTCCGTGTGA
- a CDS encoding phage major capsid protein — protein MLTTASTNAAAISPDEIKQLIVLPVDRASVAMQVATVINTDATRTHIPLVTGDPSASWVAEGAEIGASDPTIDDIVIVPAKIAGLTVITNELAADTSPAAAAIVGEGLARDIARKIDLAYFGSKGASAVQPAGLENLTGFTAVAKPATWADLDPFAEAVANAEGLGLQLGSFVANPADVLALSRLKESTTSKRGLLTPDPANPTRRMIFGVPLRVSTGVTAGTVWGIPSERAIIVRRNDVDLQIDRSAYFTSDRTAIRATMRLSWGVTQPAAFQKIKTAA, from the coding sequence ATGCTCACCACCGCTTCGACCAACGCCGCCGCGATCTCTCCCGACGAGATCAAGCAGCTCATCGTCCTGCCCGTCGACCGCGCGTCCGTCGCCATGCAGGTCGCCACCGTCATCAACACCGACGCGACCCGCACCCACATCCCGCTCGTGACCGGCGACCCGTCGGCGTCCTGGGTCGCGGAGGGTGCCGAGATCGGCGCGTCCGATCCGACCATCGACGACATCGTGATCGTCCCCGCGAAGATCGCCGGTCTGACCGTCATCACGAACGAGCTGGCCGCGGACACGTCGCCGGCCGCCGCCGCCATCGTCGGTGAGGGCCTCGCCCGCGACATCGCCCGGAAGATCGACCTCGCGTACTTCGGCTCCAAGGGCGCGAGCGCCGTCCAGCCCGCCGGCCTCGAGAACCTCACCGGCTTCACGGCGGTGGCCAAGCCCGCGACCTGGGCGGACCTCGACCCGTTCGCGGAGGCCGTCGCCAACGCCGAGGGCCTGGGCCTCCAGCTCGGATCCTTCGTCGCCAACCCGGCTGACGTCCTCGCCCTGTCGCGGCTCAAGGAGTCCACGACGAGCAAGCGCGGCCTGCTCACGCCGGACCCCGCAAACCCGACGCGCCGCATGATCTTCGGCGTCCCGCTGCGCGTGTCCACGGGTGTCACGGCAGGCACCGTCTGGGGCATCCCCTCGGAGCGCGCCATCATCGTGCGCCGCAACGACGTCGACCTGCAGATCGACCGCTCGGCCTACTTCACGAGCGACCGGACCGCCATCCGGGCGACGATGCGCCTGTCCTGGGGCGTCACGCAGCCGGCCGCGTTCCAGAAGATCAAGACCGCCGCATAG
- a CDS encoding GNAT family N-acetyltransferase: MTATPTVRPAVPADAEGIAKVHIRTWRETYAHLLPASYLDGLDVATRAEDWRRTLTDGSAGTPPFVALDDDRIVGFALSGPARDEDPPRPFQLYAINVVASAHGSGAGQALFDAAVGDSPSYLWAADDNPRAEAFYRRNGFVRDGGVERRMYQGAEMVTVRMVR; the protein is encoded by the coding sequence ATGACCGCCACGCCGACCGTCCGCCCCGCCGTGCCCGCCGACGCCGAGGGCATCGCCAAGGTCCACATCCGCACCTGGCGCGAGACCTACGCGCACCTGCTGCCGGCGTCGTACCTCGACGGGCTCGACGTCGCGACGCGGGCCGAGGACTGGCGCCGGACGCTCACGGACGGATCCGCCGGGACCCCGCCCTTCGTCGCCCTCGATGACGACCGCATCGTCGGCTTCGCCCTCTCGGGTCCGGCCCGCGACGAGGATCCGCCCCGCCCCTTCCAGCTCTACGCGATCAACGTGGTCGCGTCCGCTCACGGCTCGGGCGCCGGCCAGGCCCTGTTCGACGCGGCCGTCGGCGACTCCCCCTCGTATCTCTGGGCCGCCGACGACAACCCGCGCGCGGAGGCCTTCTACCGGCGGAACGGGTTCGTGCGGGACGGCGGGGTGGAGCGGCGGATGTACCAGGGGGCGGAGATGGTCACGGTGCGGATGGTGCGGTGA
- a CDS encoding MFS transporter — MTTAPPAASAASAASTTPPPSAPSAPEAPEAPADVSRRRRRVLTASFIGTTVEYYDFYLYATASALVFGSQFFPNQTPAVGLLSSFAAYGVGFLARPIGGIVAGHLGDRIGRKRMLVYSLVLMGVASTLIGVLPTYATIGLASVVGLVFLRLVQGIAAGAEWGGSALLSVEHAPAHRRGLFGAFTQMGSAGGMLLATGVFAATRFGLGEEAFLAWGWRLPFLLSAVLVGVGLVIRLRVEDAAEFRDIKESGKVERFPLGVVLRRHPRAVLITAGLRLVQPALYSILTVYTLSYLAQKRGDSGVALTSVLIVSALSVLTTPLWGWISDRVGRRRLTIASAAGIGILIWPFFAFLDSGPLLLLPLVFALGMNVFHDSIYGPQAAWFAEQFPTGVRYSGVSLGYQVGSIFSVGLTPLLAVLFLQWGGGSPWILCAYIGLYAVLTIAAALAAKDPAREAIAERRAASAAASPDDDAPGSVAVELRERERATAR, encoded by the coding sequence ATGACCACCGCACCGCCCGCCGCATCCGCCGCATCCGCCGCGTCGACCACCCCGCCGCCCTCCGCGCCCTCCGCGCCTGAAGCCCCCGAGGCGCCCGCCGACGTGTCCCGCCGCCGACGCCGCGTGCTCACCGCGTCGTTCATCGGCACCACCGTCGAGTACTACGACTTCTACCTCTACGCCACCGCGTCCGCGCTCGTGTTCGGCAGCCAGTTCTTCCCGAACCAGACGCCCGCGGTCGGCCTCCTCTCGTCGTTCGCCGCGTACGGCGTGGGGTTCCTCGCCCGGCCCATCGGCGGGATCGTCGCCGGGCACCTCGGCGACCGGATCGGCCGCAAGCGCATGCTCGTCTACTCGCTCGTGCTGATGGGCGTCGCCTCGACCCTCATCGGCGTCCTGCCCACCTACGCGACCATCGGCCTCGCGAGCGTCGTCGGCCTCGTCTTCCTGCGGCTCGTGCAGGGCATCGCGGCGGGTGCCGAGTGGGGCGGATCCGCGCTGCTGTCCGTCGAGCACGCCCCCGCCCACCGCCGGGGCCTCTTCGGCGCGTTCACGCAGATGGGATCCGCGGGCGGCATGCTCCTCGCGACCGGCGTCTTCGCCGCCACGCGCTTCGGCCTCGGCGAGGAGGCGTTCCTCGCGTGGGGCTGGCGCCTGCCGTTCCTCCTCAGCGCCGTGCTCGTGGGCGTCGGCCTCGTGATCCGCCTCCGCGTGGAGGACGCCGCCGAGTTCCGCGACATCAAGGAGTCCGGGAAGGTCGAGCGCTTCCCGCTCGGGGTCGTGCTGCGGAGGCACCCGCGCGCCGTGCTGATCACCGCGGGCCTCCGCCTCGTGCAGCCCGCGCTCTACTCGATCCTCACGGTCTACACGCTCTCCTACCTCGCCCAGAAGCGGGGCGACTCGGGTGTCGCGCTCACCTCGGTGCTGATCGTCTCCGCGCTCAGCGTGCTCACCACTCCCCTGTGGGGCTGGATCTCCGACCGCGTCGGCCGCCGCCGCCTCACCATCGCGAGCGCCGCCGGCATCGGGATCCTCATCTGGCCGTTCTTCGCGTTCCTCGACTCCGGCCCGCTGCTGCTCCTGCCGCTCGTCTTCGCGCTCGGCATGAACGTCTTCCACGACTCGATCTACGGACCGCAGGCCGCGTGGTTCGCGGAGCAGTTCCCGACGGGGGTCCGCTACAGCGGCGTCTCGCTGGGGTACCAGGTCGGCAGCATCTTCTCCGTCGGGCTCACGCCGCTGCTCGCGGTGCTGTTCCTGCAGTGGGGCGGCGGATCCCCGTGGATCCTCTGCGCCTACATCGGCCTGTACGCGGTGCTGACGATCGCGGCGGCGCTCGCGGCGAAGGACCCGGCGCGGGAGGCGATCGCGGAGCGGCGCGCTGCCTCGGCCGCCGCCTCACCGGATGACGATGCGCCCGGATCCGTCGCGGTCGAGCTCCGGGAGCGGGAGCGCGCGACGGCGCGGTAG
- a CDS encoding PASTA domain-containing protein, producing MPDVPSAAPAGWFPDGSGQLRYWDGSAWTQHVAPMVQPAAPQPEASSAAALAAVAAAQQADQAKAARAAEAARVQAERAAVAEQQRAAKVAQREAAMQAKAAEREAAARAKAERAAATVAMPVATPARPARKAIAAPVAPIAVAPVLSDTRPSRHPATTWVVTSVVALTVLIITAMGGFGGMFISLGLVALATGLYPLLTGRRSWIPALATRPRSSATVAGAILLLVMGAVVPVAASTPGPSQAEAISASASPTPSPTPTPSATPTPIVHVVEDVSTKSATDARSLLREAGYVVQYVLESGEVPSSTDGMTVKSQSPTPGSRVDTGSTVTLTLLAPVPAPTVEPTVAPAPAPAPVAPAPRPAAPAPAPAAPAPAPAAPAPAPAPQTRLVGPGTYCSPSEVGVVAQASNGRSYKCGGKGADDNGDFHWNKM from the coding sequence ATGCCCGACGTCCCCTCCGCCGCTCCTGCCGGCTGGTTCCCCGACGGATCCGGCCAGCTCCGCTACTGGGACGGATCCGCGTGGACGCAGCATGTCGCGCCGATGGTCCAGCCCGCGGCGCCGCAGCCGGAGGCATCGAGCGCCGCCGCCCTGGCCGCCGTCGCCGCCGCGCAGCAGGCCGACCAGGCGAAGGCCGCTCGCGCCGCGGAGGCCGCGCGGGTCCAGGCCGAGCGCGCCGCCGTCGCCGAGCAGCAGCGGGCCGCGAAGGTCGCGCAGCGCGAGGCGGCCATGCAGGCGAAGGCCGCGGAGCGCGAGGCAGCGGCCCGGGCGAAGGCCGAGCGTGCGGCGGCGACCGTCGCGATGCCCGTCGCGACGCCCGCGCGGCCCGCTCGGAAGGCCATCGCGGCGCCGGTCGCGCCGATAGCCGTGGCACCCGTCCTCTCCGACACCCGGCCGAGCCGGCATCCCGCGACGACGTGGGTCGTCACGTCCGTCGTCGCGCTGACCGTGCTCATCATCACGGCCATGGGCGGCTTCGGCGGCATGTTCATCTCCCTGGGCCTGGTGGCCCTGGCGACGGGTCTGTACCCGCTGCTCACCGGCCGCCGCAGTTGGATCCCCGCCCTCGCCACCCGCCCGCGCAGCAGCGCGACCGTGGCCGGGGCGATCCTCCTCCTGGTCATGGGCGCCGTCGTCCCCGTCGCCGCTTCGACGCCTGGTCCGAGTCAGGCGGAGGCGATCAGCGCGAGCGCGTCGCCGACCCCCAGTCCCACGCCGACGCCGTCCGCGACGCCCACGCCGATCGTCCACGTCGTTGAGGACGTCAGCACCAAGAGCGCCACGGATGCCCGCTCGCTCCTCCGCGAGGCCGGCTACGTCGTCCAGTACGTGCTCGAGTCGGGCGAAGTGCCGAGCTCCACCGACGGCATGACCGTGAAGTCGCAGAGTCCGACCCCGGGATCGCGCGTCGACACCGGATCCACCGTCACGCTCACGCTGCTGGCGCCCGTCCCGGCCCCCACGGTCGAGCCGACGGTCGCTCCTGCGCCCGCACCGGCACCCGTCGCTCCGGCACCTAGGCCCGCCGCCCCTGCCCCCGCTCCGGCGGCTCCTGCGCCGGCACCCGCCGCTCCGGCTCCGGCACCCGCTCCGCAGACGCGTCTCGTCGGGCCGGGCACCTACTGCTCGCCGTCCGAGGTCGGGGTCGTCGCGCAGGCGTCCAACGGCCGCAGCTACAAGTGCGGCGGCAAGGGAGCCGACGACAACGGCGACTTCCACTGGAACAAGATGTAA
- a CDS encoding AAA family ATPase, whose protein sequence is MTTPDPLTSAFSAQWLMDQTFPPLEYVIPGIIPQGLSLLVASPKIGKSWFVLGVAVACASGGTALGTLTVDRRPVLYLALEDGKKRLQSRLRSLGVTEPPEGLDFIIETQNVLASAHAFMERHREANPLVILDTLGKVMPSANSGETSYERDYRIAGLLKAAADSVPGGSVVVVHHTRKADSTDFLDSVSGTQGLAGAADSILAITRERNTPTATLRVTSRDAAEGEYQMRLDDAGRWTLDGDDLTTAARSAQTTRATANLNDRSAEIVTKLQDHPEGIKARDLALLVNIGPEQIATYLSRLARANRIQQLARGLYGPLPIPPVTCVESVTSPD, encoded by the coding sequence GTGACCACCCCTGACCCCCTCACCTCCGCGTTCAGCGCCCAGTGGCTCATGGACCAGACGTTCCCGCCGCTGGAGTACGTCATCCCCGGCATCATCCCCCAGGGCCTCTCCCTCCTCGTCGCGTCCCCGAAGATCGGCAAGTCCTGGTTCGTGCTCGGCGTTGCCGTGGCCTGCGCCTCCGGAGGGACCGCGCTCGGCACCCTCACCGTGGACCGCCGCCCCGTGCTGTACCTCGCCCTCGAGGACGGCAAGAAGCGCCTCCAGTCGCGCCTCCGGTCGCTCGGCGTCACCGAGCCCCCCGAGGGCTTGGACTTCATCATCGAGACGCAGAACGTGCTCGCTTCAGCGCACGCGTTCATGGAGCGTCACCGTGAGGCCAACCCGCTCGTGATCCTCGACACCCTCGGCAAGGTCATGCCGTCCGCCAACTCGGGGGAGACCAGCTACGAGCGCGACTACCGGATCGCCGGACTCCTCAAGGCTGCTGCTGACAGCGTGCCCGGTGGATCCGTGGTGGTCGTCCATCACACCCGCAAGGCCGACTCCACCGACTTCCTCGACTCCGTGTCCGGCACGCAGGGACTCGCTGGAGCGGCCGACAGCATCCTCGCCATCACCCGGGAACGGAACACCCCCACCGCCACCCTCCGCGTCACCAGTCGCGACGCAGCCGAAGGCGAGTACCAGATGCGCCTCGATGACGCCGGCCGGTGGACCCTCGACGGCGACGACCTCACTACCGCCGCCCGCAGCGCCCAGACCACGCGAGCCACGGCCAACCTCAACGACCGCTCCGCCGAGATCGTCACCAAGCTCCAGGACCACCCCGAAGGCATCAAGGCCCGCGACCTCGCCCTGCTCGTCAACATCGGGCCCGAGCAGATCGCGACCTACCTGTCACGACTCGCCCGCGCCAACCGCATCCAACAGCTCGCCCGAGGCCTCTATGGCCCCCTCCCTATACCCCCTGTTACATGTGTTGAAAGTGTTACAAGCCCCGACTGA
- a CDS encoding LLM class flavin-dependent oxidoreductase, with protein MPDARPPLRFAAFVMNTASHIQHGLWRHPSARQHEFDDVELWVDLARTLERGRFDAMFFADVVGLYGPGDGAYDVNAREGLQFPSNDPSVLISALAVSTEHLGFAFTSSVLQAHPFDFARKVSTLDHITKGRIAWNVVTSALDGAARNFGHDGLEDHDARYAWADEYLDVVYKLWEGSWDDDALQRDKERGVFSDASRIHRIDHEGPRYRVAGPHLSSPSPQRTPVLFQAGSSPVGRRFAARNAEAQFILSSTPEKTRALIEDTRALAVDTGRRADDLSFWLGLSFITGSTEEEAKRNEAEIDEYLSADGFLLHSNLGFDPKTGEQLDPATPLSQVETQAGQSHLNWLREASPDREPTIADLARLSAKLRGRVVGTPEQIADVLAGWQEAGVDGINVINWTLPGSYEDFVDHVTPVLQERGLQQREYEPGTLRHKLTGRDRLPESHPAAAYRGAFS; from the coding sequence ATGCCCGACGCCCGGCCCCCGCTCCGCTTCGCCGCGTTCGTGATGAACACCGCCAGCCACATCCAGCACGGGCTGTGGCGGCACCCGTCCGCCCGGCAGCACGAGTTCGACGACGTCGAGCTCTGGGTGGACCTCGCGAGGACCCTCGAGCGCGGCCGCTTCGACGCGATGTTCTTCGCCGACGTGGTGGGCCTCTACGGCCCGGGCGACGGCGCCTACGACGTCAACGCGCGCGAGGGCCTCCAGTTCCCGAGCAACGACCCGTCCGTGCTGATCTCCGCGCTCGCCGTGAGCACCGAGCACCTGGGCTTCGCGTTCACGAGCTCGGTGCTGCAGGCGCACCCCTTCGACTTCGCGCGCAAGGTCTCCACGCTCGACCACATCACGAAGGGGCGCATCGCCTGGAACGTCGTCACGAGCGCGCTCGACGGCGCCGCCCGCAACTTCGGGCACGACGGCCTCGAGGACCACGACGCCCGGTACGCCTGGGCGGACGAGTACCTCGACGTCGTCTACAAGCTGTGGGAGGGCTCGTGGGACGACGACGCGCTCCAGCGCGACAAGGAGCGCGGGGTGTTCTCGGACGCGTCGAGGATCCACCGCATCGACCACGAGGGGCCGCGCTACAGGGTCGCCGGCCCGCACCTGTCGTCGCCGTCGCCGCAGCGCACGCCCGTGCTCTTCCAGGCCGGATCCTCGCCCGTCGGCCGCCGCTTCGCCGCCCGGAACGCGGAGGCGCAGTTCATCCTGTCGTCGACCCCGGAGAAGACCCGCGCCCTCATCGAGGACACCCGGGCGCTCGCCGTGGACACCGGCCGACGCGCGGACGACCTCTCGTTCTGGCTCGGCCTGTCCTTCATCACGGGCAGTACGGAGGAGGAGGCGAAGCGCAACGAGGCGGAGATCGACGAGTACCTCTCCGCCGACGGGTTCCTCCTGCACTCCAACCTCGGCTTCGACCCGAAGACGGGTGAGCAGCTCGATCCCGCCACCCCGCTCAGCCAGGTCGAGACGCAGGCGGGGCAGAGCCACCTCAACTGGCTGCGCGAGGCGTCGCCCGACCGCGAGCCGACCATCGCCGACCTCGCGCGGCTCTCCGCGAAGCTGCGCGGCCGCGTCGTGGGCACGCCCGAGCAGATCGCCGACGTGCTCGCGGGCTGGCAGGAGGCGGGCGTCGACGGGATCAACGTCATCAACTGGACCCTGCCCGGCAGCTACGAGGACTTCGTCGACCACGTCACGCCCGTGCTCCAGGAGCGCGGCCTGCAGCAGCGCGAGTACGAGCCGGGCACGCTCCGGCACAAGCTCACGGGTCGCGACCGGCTGCCCGAGTCGCACCCGGCGGCGGCGTACCGGGGCGCGTTCTCGTGA
- a CDS encoding very short patch repair endonuclease gives MSWASSDSARSTMRANKRRDTRPELLVRRLLHARGLRYRVDHRLVQESRSRADIAFPRQRIAVFIDGCFWHSCPDHLHLPKANADYWVAKLARNVERDAEVTALLRDLGWTVLRFWEHVPPGEAAAEIVATVGRLRALDGPYGSSHPGTARPRT, from the coding sequence ATGTCCTGGGCCTCGTCCGATTCGGCGCGCAGCACCATGCGCGCGAACAAGCGACGGGACACACGGCCCGAGCTCCTCGTGCGGCGGCTCCTGCACGCCCGGGGTCTCAGGTATCGCGTCGACCACCGCCTGGTGCAGGAGTCGAGGAGCCGCGCGGACATCGCCTTCCCCCGCCAGCGCATCGCCGTGTTCATCGACGGGTGCTTCTGGCACAGCTGCCCGGATCACCTGCACCTGCCGAAGGCCAACGCCGACTACTGGGTCGCGAAGCTCGCACGCAACGTCGAGCGCGACGCGGAGGTGACCGCGCTGCTCCGCGATCTGGGGTGGACGGTGCTCCGCTTCTGGGAGCACGTGCCCCCGGGGGAGGCGGCGGCCGAGATCGTGGCCACGGTGGGACGGCTGCGCGCGCTTGATGGTCCGTACGGTAGCTCGCATCCTGGGACGGCCCGGCCTCGGACGTGA
- a CDS encoding trypsin-like serine peptidase, producing MTHHPGAHTVGAPHRSDTNREDPHAPPHRSPARRRLAAVSAVCLGAALLGAASSATAAERPEAPASVTLDASSATVGIHVSSADAAEAVDFWTPERRAAAIDADAPAPADGTSDSGAVAPDAVADSAHATQIEPIPHMGRIFYTQAGKGYACSANVVESANRSTIATAGHCLTQKQVFSDHIVFYPAYDHGESQYGAWPVITGYVPSGWYQRNDDDQGDDSSFMAVKRDDSGQDVQSVVGASPVLFDQPGAEHASAYGYPAAGRFDGESLQWCSGQGEAVSAEQIALPCDMNAGTSGGPILAGDFTDSPQFGNVAERYEDDSHVLGPVWKDVEHSAYDLTAAVAN from the coding sequence ATGACGCACCACCCGGGCGCGCACACCGTGGGCGCCCCGCACCGCTCCGACACGAACCGAGAGGATCCCCATGCCCCACCGCACCGCTCCCCCGCCCGCCGACGCCTCGCCGCCGTCTCCGCCGTCTGCCTCGGCGCCGCGCTCCTGGGCGCCGCGTCGTCGGCCACCGCCGCCGAGCGCCCGGAGGCCCCCGCCTCGGTGACGCTCGACGCCTCCTCCGCCACGGTCGGCATCCACGTCTCGAGCGCGGACGCCGCCGAGGCCGTCGACTTCTGGACCCCCGAGCGCCGCGCCGCCGCCATCGACGCGGACGCCCCCGCCCCCGCGGACGGCACGTCCGACTCGGGTGCGGTCGCCCCGGACGCCGTGGCGGACTCGGCGCACGCCACGCAGATCGAGCCGATCCCGCACATGGGCCGGATCTTCTACACGCAGGCCGGCAAGGGCTACGCCTGCTCGGCCAACGTCGTCGAGTCGGCGAACCGGTCGACCATCGCCACCGCCGGCCACTGCCTCACCCAGAAGCAGGTCTTCTCCGACCACATCGTCTTCTACCCGGCCTACGACCACGGCGAGTCGCAGTACGGGGCGTGGCCGGTCATCACCGGCTACGTGCCCTCCGGCTGGTACCAGCGGAACGACGACGACCAGGGCGACGACTCGAGCTTCATGGCCGTGAAGCGCGACGACTCCGGCCAGGACGTCCAGTCGGTGGTCGGCGCCTCGCCCGTGCTCTTCGACCAGCCGGGCGCGGAGCACGCGTCCGCGTACGGCTACCCGGCCGCCGGGCGCTTCGACGGCGAGTCGCTGCAGTGGTGCTCGGGTCAGGGCGAGGCCGTGTCGGCCGAGCAGATCGCGCTCCCCTGCGACATGAACGCCGGTACCTCGGGCGGACCCATCCTCGCGGGCGACTTCACCGACTCCCCGCAGTTCGGGAACGTCGCCGAGCGGTACGAGGACGACAGCCACGTGCTCGGCCCGGTGTGGAAGGACGTGGAGCACTCGGCCTACGACCTGACGGCGGCCGTCGCGAACTGA
- a CDS encoding terminase large subunit domain-containing protein: MTGLAEDLAAALDPAVFAGGLGLEPEPWQADLLRSRASRALVLCARQVGKSTTVGYRALHRAVYRPGCLVLIVSPTQRQSDEQLGRVATLYRGMGEQPRAAKSNSAELALANGSRIVSLPGSEGGIRGFSGVELLIIDEASRVEDDVFASCLPMVASSGQIVALSTPWGRRGWFFELHEDPVNAWERHKVTVHESDQYTPERIAEVRAALGSFTFASDYLCEFGDTDSQLFGAEMVRAAFSSTVRPLEL, from the coding sequence ATGACCGGCCTGGCTGAGGATCTGGCCGCTGCTCTGGATCCCGCGGTGTTCGCGGGCGGGCTGGGGCTGGAGCCGGAGCCGTGGCAGGCGGACCTGCTGCGCTCGCGGGCCTCTCGTGCGCTGGTGCTGTGTGCCCGCCAGGTGGGGAAGTCCACGACGGTCGGCTATCGGGCGCTGCACCGTGCGGTCTACCGGCCGGGCTGTCTGGTGCTGATCGTGTCTCCGACGCAGCGGCAGTCGGATGAGCAGCTGGGCCGGGTGGCGACGTTGTACCGGGGCATGGGTGAGCAGCCGCGGGCGGCGAAGTCGAACAGCGCGGAGCTGGCTCTGGCGAACGGGTCGCGCATCGTGTCCCTGCCGGGCAGTGAGGGCGGTATCCGGGGGTTCTCGGGCGTGGAGCTGCTCATCATCGATGAGGCGTCGCGTGTCGAGGATGACGTGTTCGCGTCGTGCTTGCCGATGGTGGCCAGCTCGGGGCAGATCGTGGCTCTGAGCACCCCGTGGGGCCGGCGGGGGTGGTTCTTCGAGCTGCACGAGGATCCGGTGAACGCGTGGGAGCGGCACAAGGTGACCGTGCACGAGTCGGACCAGTACACGCCGGAGCGCATCGCGGAGGTGCGGGCGGCGTTGGGCTCGTTCACGTTCGCCTCTGACTACCTGTGCGAGTTCGGGGACACCGACTCGCAGCTGTTCGGCGCGGAGATGGTCCGTGCCGCGTTCTCTTCGACCGTTCGACCTCTGGAGCTGTGA